In Deinococcus sp. QL22, the following are encoded in one genomic region:
- a CDS encoding CHAD domain-containing protein: MAAHSDQAPEQQRKKSSAKKTKTPSERLTKLLPAVQSGDPKAVHEARKLTRKVAAELALTDAPKKVRRAWRDLRRAVAPIRDRDAAGEHVRAALEELNASATEIAAFERGWQGKRAEALAALHLPRLIKDVPRPKHFKRKVWAALAEQSAEILDAAPKVLRARKTETWHEWRKTLKHYRYTLELLEPAPTALTDVLDGLGRLQDAEVVLDILTTETWLPHSKDALIEREQKARQESQQQIRQAWPALETFLHSKSQPEKTRG, from the coding sequence ATGGCCGCACACTCAGACCAAGCGCCCGAACAACAACGCAAGAAGTCCAGTGCCAAGAAGACTAAAACACCCAGTGAACGCCTGACCAAGCTACTGCCAGCCGTACAAAGCGGCGACCCCAAAGCGGTTCATGAGGCCCGCAAGCTGACGCGCAAAGTGGCCGCAGAACTGGCCCTCACGGACGCTCCGAAAAAAGTGCGGCGGGCCTGGCGGGATCTGCGCCGCGCCGTGGCCCCCATCCGTGACCGGGATGCGGCGGGCGAGCATGTGCGGGCCGCCCTGGAGGAACTGAACGCCTCCGCAACCGAGATCGCGGCGTTCGAGCGGGGCTGGCAGGGCAAGCGGGCCGAGGCATTGGCTGCTCTGCACTTGCCCAGGCTCATCAAGGATGTGCCGCGCCCGAAGCACTTTAAGCGCAAGGTATGGGCAGCGTTGGCCGAGCAGAGCGCAGAGATTCTGGACGCTGCCCCCAAGGTTCTGCGGGCCAGAAAAACGGAGACCTGGCACGAGTGGCGCAAGACTCTGAAGCACTACCGCTACACGCTGGAACTGCTAGAGCCAGCGCCCACCGCCCTGACGGACGTGCTGGACGGTTTGGGGCGATTGCAAGACGCCGAAGTGGTGCTAGACATTTTGACCACAGAAACGTGGCTACCACATTCCAAAGACGCCCTGATAGAACGGGAGCAGAAGGCGCGGCAAGAATCTCAGCAGCAAATCAGGCAAGCCTGGCCCGCGCTAGAGACATTCCTGCACAGCAAATCTCAGCCGGAGAAAACCCGCGGCTGA
- a CDS encoding thioesterase family protein, translated as MKLSIPDADVLWDGLADSRKHALTLTVAQTDLDDLSHVNNTVYLTWCEQAARAHAVRLGMGTDALIALGAVPVARQHVIDYHKPALLGDRVRIRTALTTSVGVRSVRAYTLDRLNEGDAEDTNGVRLAECQTTWVWVDPVSGRPKRTPPEVMERFGF; from the coding sequence GTGAAGCTCTCTATTCCTGACGCCGATGTGCTGTGGGACGGTCTGGCCGACTCCCGCAAGCACGCCCTGACCCTGACCGTTGCACAGACCGACCTGGACGACCTGTCGCACGTGAACAACACGGTCTACCTGACGTGGTGCGAACAGGCCGCCCGCGCCCACGCTGTGCGCCTCGGCATGGGCACCGACGCCCTGATCGCGTTGGGAGCCGTTCCAGTGGCCCGCCAGCACGTCATCGATTACCACAAGCCCGCCCTTCTGGGAGACCGCGTGCGGATTCGTACCGCCCTGACCACCTCGGTGGGCGTGCGGAGCGTGCGGGCCTATACGCTAGACCGCCTGAACGAAGGCGACGCGGAGGATACGAACGGCGTGCGGTTGGCCGAATGTCAGACGACGTGGGTCTGGGTGGACCCCGTGAGCGGCAGGCCCAAGCGCACGCCGCCGGAAGTGATGGAGCGATTTGGATTTTAG
- the mutS gene encoding DNA mismatch repair protein MutS: MLTQYVQMRDEVEAQLPNALLLFQCGDFYETFGEDAERLSRLLGIALTHKSSRDFSTPMAGIPLRTLDNNVERLLQAGVRVAVADQIEEPGGALVDRKVTQLLTPGTVTEERHLTADENYLAAVATGDGYALALLDISTGEFRCAAFHTRSVLYDELGRWRAREVLLAPELAGNAALMADFQARFPAMLSPGNFEEAAARHELHTVLGEVPGTLNNAALVRACGAVLGYARATQQGRLEMVRRVLRFEPGAHMRLPDAAARALEIFVPQAPQGMTLMDVLSETRTAGGRRRLRAWLRAPLLDELSVRARLDAVETLTRAADLRNAVRALLYRAHDLERLAARVATRRATPREVASLARTLDLLPDAARLLDGHEGLLGGVRARVNGLPEVVLQIRAALVEDPPIRAGDGGLIREGFHPELDKLKAEALAHREWIAMLELSERERTGIGSLKVGFNNVFGYFLEVTSAHLAKVPSDYRQIATLKDRARFTRPDLRDHEREIARLEGAAGRLEQEVFTDLRDGLAMHADALLEAAGAAADLDVLSALAEIAVERGWTRPETVSGYARVMQARHPVVEQSARGRFVPNDALLDDLRHTLLLTGPNMAGKSTYLRTVALCALLHQIGSFVPADRAELPVYDAIHTRIGASDDLAGGRSTFMVEMSELAAILHAATPRSLIILDEVGRGTSTLDGLAIAQAALEHLHSTRAHTLFATHYFELTRLETDHPGLINLHVAAEEDADAGGLTFYHQVIPGAARQSYGVEVARLAGLPAPVTARAARLLTALNTQGDDQKLTRELATLDLSRLTPMQALEVLHGWQRELVGGKAEPVS; this comes from the coding sequence ATGCTGACGCAGTACGTGCAGATGCGCGATGAGGTGGAAGCCCAGTTGCCCAACGCGCTGCTGCTATTTCAGTGCGGCGATTTTTACGAAACCTTTGGCGAGGACGCCGAACGCCTCTCACGCCTGCTGGGGATTGCCCTGACCCACAAAAGCAGCCGCGACTTCTCTACGCCGATGGCCGGAATTCCGCTGAGGACACTGGACAACAACGTAGAGCGGCTGTTGCAGGCGGGCGTGCGCGTGGCGGTGGCCGACCAGATCGAGGAACCGGGCGGCGCACTCGTCGACCGCAAGGTGACGCAACTGCTGACCCCCGGCACCGTCACCGAGGAACGCCACCTGACCGCCGACGAAAACTATCTGGCGGCGGTGGCCACGGGCGACGGCTACGCGCTGGCGCTGCTCGACATTTCTACGGGCGAATTCCGCTGCGCTGCCTTTCATACCCGCTCGGTGCTGTACGACGAATTGGGGCGCTGGCGGGCGCGGGAGGTCCTGCTGGCCCCCGAATTGGCCGGAAACGCCGCGCTGATGGCCGATTTTCAGGCCCGCTTTCCGGCCATGCTGTCGCCCGGCAACTTTGAGGAAGCGGCGGCCCGCCATGAACTGCACACCGTACTGGGCGAAGTGCCCGGAACCCTCAACAATGCCGCGCTGGTGCGGGCCTGCGGCGCGGTGCTGGGCTACGCAAGGGCCACCCAGCAGGGCCGCCTGGAGATGGTGCGGCGGGTATTGCGGTTTGAGCCGGGGGCACACATGCGCCTGCCCGACGCGGCGGCGCGGGCGCTGGAAATCTTTGTGCCGCAGGCTCCGCAGGGTATGACCCTGATGGACGTGTTGAGCGAAACGCGCACGGCAGGCGGGCGGCGCAGGTTGCGGGCGTGGTTGCGTGCGCCCCTGCTGGATGAACTGAGTGTGCGGGCGCGGCTGGACGCTGTGGAAACCCTGACGAGAGCGGCAGATTTGCGAAACGCGGTGCGTGCCCTGCTGTACCGCGCCCACGATCTGGAACGCCTTGCCGCAAGGGTTGCCACCCGCCGCGCCACCCCGCGTGAAGTGGCGTCTCTGGCCCGCACCCTAGACCTCTTGCCCGACGCCGCCCGCCTGCTGGACGGTCACGAGGGGTTGCTGGGCGGCGTGCGTGCCCGCGTGAACGGGCTGCCGGAAGTGGTGTTGCAGATTCGCGCCGCACTGGTCGAAGACCCACCAATTCGGGCAGGCGACGGCGGTCTGATCCGCGAGGGGTTTCACCCCGAACTGGACAAACTGAAGGCGGAAGCGCTGGCACACCGCGAATGGATTGCCATGCTGGAACTCTCGGAGCGCGAACGCACGGGCATCGGCAGCCTGAAAGTCGGCTTCAACAACGTGTTCGGTTACTTTCTGGAAGTCACGTCGGCGCATCTGGCAAAGGTGCCATCGGATTACCGCCAGATCGCCACCCTCAAAGACCGCGCCCGCTTCACTCGCCCCGACCTGCGCGACCATGAACGCGAGATTGCGCGGCTGGAAGGAGCTGCCGGACGATTGGAGCAGGAGGTCTTCACTGACCTGCGCGACGGCCTCGCCATGCACGCCGACGCGCTGCTGGAAGCTGCCGGAGCCGCCGCTGACCTCGATGTGCTGTCGGCCCTGGCTGAAATTGCCGTGGAACGGGGCTGGACGCGCCCCGAAACCGTATCGGGGTATGCACGGGTAATGCAGGCGCGGCATCCGGTGGTCGAGCAGAGTGCGCGGGGCCGCTTCGTGCCCAATGACGCGCTGCTGGACGACTTGCGCCACACGCTGCTGCTGACCGGGCCGAATATGGCGGGCAAAAGCACCTACCTCCGCACGGTGGCGCTGTGTGCGCTGCTGCACCAGATCGGCTCCTTCGTGCCCGCTGACCGCGCCGAATTGCCTGTCTACGACGCCATTCATACGCGCATCGGGGCCAGCGATGATCTTGCCGGGGGCCGCTCTACGTTTATGGTCGAAATGAGCGAACTGGCCGCCATCCTGCACGCGGCCACGCCCCGCAGCCTGATCATTCTGGATGAAGTGGGGCGCGGCACGAGTACCCTCGACGGCCTCGCCATTGCACAGGCGGCGCTGGAACACCTACATTCCACCCGCGCCCATACGTTGTTTGCCACCCACTACTTCGAGCTGACTCGGCTAGAAACCGACCATCCCGGCCTGATCAACCTGCACGTGGCTGCCGAAGAGGACGCTGACGCGGGCGGCCTGACTTTCTATCATCAGGTCATTCCCGGTGCGGCCCGCCAGAGTTACGGGGTAGAGGTGGCCCGCCTGGCCGGGTTGCCCGCGCCCGTGACCGCCCGCGCCGCCCGCCTGCTGACCGCGCTGAACACGCAGGGCGACGACCAGAAGCTGACCCGCGAATTGGCAACACTCGACCTCAGCCGCCTGACGCCGATGCAGGCGCTAGAGGTGCTGCACGGCTGGCAGCGTGAGTTGGTGGGGGGGAAGGCAGAGCCAGTATCGTAA
- a CDS encoding 4a-hydroxytetrahydrobiopterin dehydratase, which produces MAYDPRMAFDPERKMTDGDVQDLKPDGWWGGEGTLFRDVTFESYQDGVNFAVQVAALAEAQNHHPDITIHFRRVKLSYFTHDAGGVTMADIEGARAVNGLIAGLEPTDEHKGEIAG; this is translated from the coding sequence ATGGCTTACGACCCGCGAATGGCATTCGATCCTGAGCGCAAGATGACTGATGGAGATGTGCAAGACCTGAAGCCCGACGGCTGGTGGGGCGGCGAGGGGACGCTTTTCCGTGATGTGACTTTTGAGAGCTATCAGGACGGCGTGAATTTTGCCGTGCAGGTCGCCGCACTGGCCGAGGCGCAAAACCACCACCCAGACATCACCATCCATTTCCGCCGCGTGAAACTGAGCTACTTTACGCACGATGCGGGCGGCGTGACGATGGCCGATATCGAGGGCGCACGGGCTGTGAATGGGCTAATTGCAGGCCTAGAGCCAACCGATGAGCACAAAGGTGAAATTGCCGGGTGA
- a CDS encoding DUF3885 domain-containing protein: protein MREETADYWTQIQNVFGAKAFTAGLFYEHPSALRFELSRGGSYLEMFTRAYDLSRTILAQAFGSSPRLLVALSYFSEPPGPTRSQRRTFKQALKACGVLLPSDHQEVCLVHLEEDGHLLSRVFVLFEIQREELHLLLWGVLASELGIRPRLQCSLYIANIFQSLLAHPYDDRGMDLIAPDASLLAGLYQVFNANLLDFDRERMDKTFLDC from the coding sequence GTGAGAGAAGAAACCGCCGACTACTGGACGCAAATTCAAAATGTCTTTGGGGCGAAGGCTTTCACTGCTGGACTGTTTTATGAGCATCCTTCTGCCCTCCGCTTTGAACTGTCGCGGGGCGGCTCATACCTTGAGATGTTCACACGAGCCTATGACCTGTCCCGAACCATCTTGGCGCAGGCTTTTGGCAGTTCACCGCGTCTGCTCGTTGCGCTTTCGTATTTCAGCGAACCTCCAGGGCCGACACGCAGCCAGCGCCGTACATTCAAACAAGCTCTGAAGGCTTGCGGTGTGCTCCTCCCCTCAGATCATCAGGAAGTGTGCTTGGTGCATTTAGAAGAGGACGGCCATTTGCTGAGCCGGGTCTTTGTCTTATTTGAGATACAACGGGAAGAGTTGCATTTACTGCTTTGGGGTGTCTTGGCGTCAGAGTTAGGCATCCGCCCCCGACTTCAGTGCAGTCTCTATATTGCCAATATTTTCCAGAGCCTCTTGGCGCACCCATACGATGATCGCGGAATGGACTTGATCGCTCCCGACGCCTCGCTCCTCGCTGGTCTCTATCAAGTCTTCAATGCCAATTTACTTGACTTTGACCGCGAGCGGATGGATAAGACATTTTTAGATTGCTAG
- a CDS encoding DUF2726 domain-containing protein codes for MSERGGHAGRHMELLMTLFVVGAVLVLAVILAPRAKRTQSPTSAGSARRSGPISSGQLPEGQVRFSTAEAERQQRLREQEEAASVHPSHVPGGIPESLPIKLKGYFFSKSELAFFQTLEGALPQGFRVFANVRLNDLFLITAPPHQRQGTYARLRDKHVDFLIVALPDFRPVCAIELDGATHDQPQQQYRDAVKDVAFRSAGLPLLRLRAEGNHTRQSVQKLLEGYVRQRTVA; via the coding sequence ATGTCAGAGCGTGGCGGCCATGCTGGACGGCATATGGAACTGCTGATGACATTGTTTGTGGTGGGTGCGGTGCTGGTGCTGGCCGTGATTCTGGCTCCGCGCGCCAAGCGCACCCAAAGCCCGACATCTGCTGGTTCTGCCCGGCGTTCCGGCCCCATTTCTTCCGGCCAGCTTCCAGAAGGCCAAGTCCGCTTTTCTACTGCCGAGGCCGAGCGACAGCAGCGGCTCCGCGAGCAGGAGGAAGCCGCCAGCGTTCACCCTTCCCACGTGCCCGGCGGCATCCCCGAATCGCTGCCCATCAAGCTCAAGGGGTACTTTTTCAGCAAAAGCGAACTGGCCTTTTTTCAGACGTTGGAAGGCGCGTTGCCGCAGGGCTTCCGGGTGTTTGCCAACGTGCGCCTGAACGACCTGTTTTTGATCACCGCGCCCCCGCACCAGCGGCAGGGTACCTACGCCCGCCTGCGCGACAAGCACGTGGATTTTTTGATCGTGGCCCTGCCCGATTTCCGGCCCGTGTGCGCCATAGAACTGGACGGCGCAACCCATGACCAGCCCCAGCAGCAGTACCGCGACGCCGTGAAAGACGTAGCTTTCCGCAGCGCGGGCCTGCCCTTGTTGCGCCTGCGGGCCGAGGGCAACCACACCCGCCAGAGCGTGCAAAAACTGCTGGAAGGCTACGTAAGACAGCGCACAGTGGCCTAA
- a CDS encoding MSMEG_1061 family FMN-dependent PPOX-type flavoprotein, which produces MTAPADPHAVLSLSALEGLYPAPNASVSLKVIDHIDDGLRGSLALSPLCFLATANAQGHLDCSPRGDPAGTVQVPDPYTLLLPDRPGNNRLDSLRNIVENPEVGLIFVLPGVNEVVRVNGRARLSTDPELLGRFEGAGKLPRLVISIAVREAFMHCPRAFSAAELWNPQRHLTPQQRPDFAAIFKGHVERNTLASQTS; this is translated from the coding sequence ATGACCGCACCCGCTGACCCACACGCCGTTCTCAGCCTCAGCGCCTTAGAAGGCCTGTACCCCGCCCCCAATGCCAGCGTTTCTCTGAAAGTCATTGACCACATAGATGACGGCCTGCGCGGCAGCCTGGCCCTGTCTCCGCTGTGTTTTTTGGCGACGGCCAATGCACAGGGCCACCTCGATTGCTCGCCGCGTGGCGATCCCGCCGGAACCGTGCAGGTGCCCGACCCCTACACGCTGCTGCTGCCTGACCGCCCCGGCAACAACCGCCTCGACAGCCTGCGGAACATTGTTGAGAACCCGGAAGTGGGGCTGATTTTTGTGCTGCCCGGCGTGAATGAGGTCGTCAGAGTCAATGGCCGCGCCCGCCTCAGCACCGATCCCGAGTTGTTGGGGCGCTTTGAAGGGGCGGGCAAGTTGCCCCGGTTGGTTATTTCCATCGCTGTGCGTGAGGCGTTTATGCATTGCCCCCGCGCCTTTTCTGCCGCAGAATTGTGGAATCCACAGCGCCACCTGACGCCTCAACAGCGCCCAGATTTCGCGGCCATTTTCAAGGGCCATGTGGAACGGAATACGCTGGCGAGTCAGACCAGCTGA